A region of the Thiomicrorhabdus sp. genome:
TGCCTTTTTTAATGTCTATTGATTATGAATCAAAGAAAGATAATCGAATCACTTTGTTTCAGCTTTAAAATTACCAGGCCTGGTAATTTTAATAAGAGCCTATTCAGATATTAACTGCTAAGCTTAAACTTCTTAATTGTTCAGTGAAATAGGCCACTGGTTAACAATTTCACAAAACAAATCAGCTGTTTTTTCTGTATCGTAAACCGCAGAGTGAGCTTGTTGGTTATCCCAATCCATTCCGGCACATACAGCCGCTTTTGCAAGAACAGTTTGTCCATAAGCTAAACCGGCAAGTGAAACTGTATCAAAGGTGCTAAATTCATGAAAAGGTGATTTTATCTTGCAACGCTCAGCGGCTTTTTGCACAAAGTTTAAATCAAAAAAAGCATTGTGACCGACCAAAATGGCACGGGTGCAATCTGTAGCTTTAATCTGTTGTTGAATCGGGGCAAACAATTCATTTAAAGCACGTTTTTCATTTATCGCGTTTCTAAAAGGGTGGTAAGGGTCTTCCATACCTATAAATTTGAGAGCACTTTCTTCGAGGTTAGCGCCTTCAAATGGCAATATATTACGATCAATGGTTTGATCTCGGCTTAATATTCCATCATCATCCATTTTTAGGGTGACGACAGCCATTTCCAATAGGGCATCTGTATTGGCGTTAAAACCGGCAGTTTCAACATCAACTACAACAGGTAAAAAACCGCGAAAACGGTCTTTGATTTGAGTGACTTTACTCATGATTTCACTTTAGCTGAATTTTACAGCGTTTTGACAAGCACTTTGGATTGTCTTTGGAGGTTATAAAGGGATTGTTTTTGATTAGGTAAAGCGGAGACATCAGCTAGGTGAAAACCGTGTTCAATAAACCAATGATGGGTATGTGTAGTTAATAGAAATAACTCCTTAACATGCTTATCGAGAGCATTAATTTCTATTGCCTTAAGTAGCTCACTGCCAAGTTCTTGGCCTTGATATTCTCTATGCACAGCTAAGCAGGCGAGTTCGGCGGTATGGTTTTCATTTTCATACAGAGCCGCACAGCCAATAATATGTTGATCACGTTCAATTACAATAAAATTATTAATTTCTAATTCTAATCTTTCTCTTGAACGCTTAACTAAAATACCTTCTTGTTCTAAGGGTTCAATTAAGCCTAAAATTCCACCAACATCATCAATATTTGCAGTACGTAATTGATGATAACGGTCACTGAAAATCAGAGTGCCAGAACCATCGCGAGAAAACAGTTCGAGTAACAGAGCACTTGGATTGTTTTGATCCATTAAATGAACTCGTTTAACTTTATTATTGGTGACTGAAACCTGTTTTAACATTAATGCTTGCTCATGATTGGCAGGCGTTTTTAAAATTTGATTAAGTTGTGGAATACTTAATTGTTTTGGCAAATCTGTTAACTGCTCATTTGAACCATAAATCATTAATTTATCTGCGTGAATAACACTTGCGATTTCACAAGCCTGTTCAAGCGTATTCAGGTTAAAGACTTCACCAGTTAAAGAATAAGCTATAGGTGTTAATAGCACCACCTGATCAGATTCTAAGCAGTCTGAGATGGCTTGGTGACGTATTTTTCTTAATTTACCAGTGTGTTGAAAATCAATGCCATCAATCACGCCTTTAGGTTGAGCAACAATCCAATTACCTGAAACAAGAGTGGGGGGATTAGGCTGCATACAGTTAGCTTGACTGAAGGTCGCTTCTAATTGACTGCGTAACAGACCTATGGTTTGTTGAAATACAGGAATTAAATCTGTAGGAGTAATTCTAAATTGGTGGTGTAATTGCCAATCAATACCTGCACTTGTAAAAGCTTGATCAAGTTGGGGGGAAGCCCCCATTACTAAGACAATTTTTAAGCCTAGGTTATAAAGTAAACCAATGTCTTGAGATAGCTGAGATGTAGAATCTTTTGACGCCAAAAATTCTCCTGGCAAATAGATAACACAGGTTTTTCCACGGTGTTGTTCTATATAACGAGAGGATTGTCTTAATGTATTAATAAAATCTAATTCAGATTGCTGCATGAATGTGCGAAAATAAGGTTAATAATTTTGTAAGTATAACAGTCTCAAGGGTAAAGTCTAAAGTTGAAATTGCTTTATGCCCTTTAAAAGGAGTTTTTAATGCCACAATATCGTTCAAAAACCAGTACGCATGGCCGTAATATGGCAGGGGCTCGTGCACTTTGGCGTGCAACAGGAATGAATACAGAAGATTTTGGTAAACCAATTATTGCTGTAGCAAACTCATTTACTCAGTTTGTACCAGGTCACGTTCATTTAAAGGATATGGGGCAATTAGTCGCACGAGTTATTGAAGAAGCGGGCGGTGTAGCAAAAGAATTTAACACTATTGCGGTTGATGATGGTATTGCAATGGGCCACGATGGCATGTTGTATTCACTGCCTTCACGTGATTTGATTGCTGACTCAGTAGAGTATATGTGTAATGCACATTGTGCCGATGCTTTGGTTTGTATCTCAAACTGTGACAAAATCACTCCAGGCATGATGATGGCAGCAATGCGTTTGAATATTCCAACTATCTTTGTTACGGGTGGGCCAATGGAATCTGGTAAAACAGTTCTAGGTGGTGAAGGTATCAAGTTAGATTTAGTGGATGCAATGGTTATGGCCGCTGATGACTCTTGTTCTGATAGTGATGTTAATGATGTTGAGGTTTCAGCCTGCCCAACTTGTGGTTCTTGTTCAGGAATGTTCACAGCAAACTCAATGAACTGTTTAGCAGAGGCTTTAGGTATTGCCTTACCTGGTAATGGTACAACCTTAGCCACTCATGCAGACCGCAAAAATTTATTTATTGAAGCTGGTCGTCGTATTGTTGAGATTACCAAGCAGTATTATGAACAAGATGATGATCGAGTTCTTCCTCGTTCAATTGCTACATACGAAGCATTTCAAAATGCAATGGCCTTAGATGTGGCAATGGGTGGTTCAACCAATACTGTTCTTCATTTGCTTGCAATTGCTCATGAAGCAAAAGTAGAGTTTACTATGCAAGATATGGATGAAATTTCTCGCAAAGTTCCTTGTTTGGTAAAAGTAGCTCCAAATTCTAAAATTTACCACATGGAAGATGTTCATCGTGCAGGTGGTATTATGCGAATTCTTGGTGAGCTCGAACGTGGTGGTTTAATTAATACCGATGTACATACTG
Encoded here:
- the rnt gene encoding ribonuclease T, with amino-acid sequence MSKVTQIKDRFRGFLPVVVDVETAGFNANTDALLEMAVVTLKMDDDGILSRDQTIDRNILPFEGANLEESALKFIGMEDPYHPFRNAINEKRALNELFAPIQQQIKATDCTRAILVGHNAFFDLNFVQKAAERCKIKSPFHEFSTFDTVSLAGLAYGQTVLAKAAVCAGMDWDNQQAHSAVYDTEKTADLFCEIVNQWPISLNN
- the argA gene encoding amino-acid N-acetyltransferase, giving the protein MQQSELDFINTLRQSSRYIEQHRGKTCVIYLPGEFLASKDSTSQLSQDIGLLYNLGLKIVLVMGASPQLDQAFTSAGIDWQLHHQFRITPTDLIPVFQQTIGLLRSQLEATFSQANCMQPNPPTLVSGNWIVAQPKGVIDGIDFQHTGKLRKIRHQAISDCLESDQVVLLTPIAYSLTGEVFNLNTLEQACEIASVIHADKLMIYGSNEQLTDLPKQLSIPQLNQILKTPANHEQALMLKQVSVTNNKVKRVHLMDQNNPSALLLELFSRDGSGTLIFSDRYHQLRTANIDDVGGILGLIEPLEQEGILVKRSRERLELEINNFIVIERDQHIIGCAALYENENHTAELACLAVHREYQGQELGSELLKAIEINALDKHVKELFLLTTHTHHWFIEHGFHLADVSALPNQKQSLYNLQRQSKVLVKTL
- the ilvD gene encoding dihydroxy-acid dehydratase — translated: MPQYRSKTSTHGRNMAGARALWRATGMNTEDFGKPIIAVANSFTQFVPGHVHLKDMGQLVARVIEEAGGVAKEFNTIAVDDGIAMGHDGMLYSLPSRDLIADSVEYMCNAHCADALVCISNCDKITPGMMMAAMRLNIPTIFVTGGPMESGKTVLGGEGIKLDLVDAMVMAADDSCSDSDVNDVEVSACPTCGSCSGMFTANSMNCLAEALGIALPGNGTTLATHADRKNLFIEAGRRIVEITKQYYEQDDDRVLPRSIATYEAFQNAMALDVAMGGSTNTVLHLLAIAHEAKVEFTMQDMDEISRKVPCLVKVAPNSKIYHMEDVHRAGGIMRILGELERGGLINTDVHTVHASSMGAAIDLWDISRTEDEAIETFFRAAPGNVRTTEAFSQSKRWKTVDTDSENGCIRSMEHAYTQDGGLAVLKGNIAIDGCIVKTAGVDESIFKFSGKARIYESQDAAVAAILGDDVKSGDVVLIRYEGPKGGPGMQEMLYPTSYLKSKGLGKECALLTDGRFSGGTSGLSIGHCSPEAAEGGNIGLVQEGDVIEIDIPNRTINALVSDEEFEKRREAMEAKGASHAWKPEQPRERKVSAALRAYAAMTTSAAFGAVRNVEQIERK